One Dethiosulfovibrio faecalis DNA window includes the following coding sequences:
- a CDS encoding TrkH family potassium uptake protein codes for MRFGLVSRVLGLLCAIVSLSMTWPLYWSLKDGSNDIRAFLAAIAVGFISGAALYLAGRGEDYQELGIREAFAVVTLSWVLASAVGALPFYFAGSVDTYTDGFFEAMSGFTTTGASILTDIQSNPRGILFWRSLTHWLGGMGIIVLSLAILPFIGVGGMQLFKAEVPGPTPEKLTPRVQQTAVLLWGVYVLLSGAEVLALAAGGMDLFESLTHTFGTMATGGFSPLNGSIGQYGNPYFDWVITIFMFLAGANFTLHYMALRGKPLSLWRDEEFRFYTKVILFSTVTITLSLLVFGGYASAERALREAAFQVVSIVTTTGYATADFDLWPQYCRFLLLLLMFVGGCAGSTGGGMKNVRIMVILRRVGMEIKRLLHPRQVIKIRLNGTVLRDDVITSVTAFFILYIVLFALATLAMAAMGLDLTAAISSVAATLGNIGPGLGMVGPTQNYHWICAPGKWLLSLCMLLGRLEIFTVVMLFFPGTWKR; via the coding sequence ATGAGATTCGGTCTGGTATCCAGGGTGCTTGGCCTGCTCTGCGCCATAGTATCCCTCTCCATGACCTGGCCTCTCTACTGGAGCCTGAAGGACGGTTCCAACGACATCAGGGCGTTTCTGGCCGCCATAGCTGTAGGATTTATATCGGGAGCGGCTCTCTACCTGGCGGGAAGAGGAGAGGACTACCAGGAGCTGGGAATAAGGGAGGCCTTCGCCGTGGTCACCCTTTCCTGGGTTTTGGCCTCGGCAGTAGGAGCCTTGCCCTTCTACTTCGCCGGGTCGGTTGATACCTACACGGACGGTTTCTTCGAGGCCATGTCGGGTTTCACCACCACGGGAGCGTCCATTTTGACCGATATACAGTCAAATCCCAGGGGGATCCTGTTTTGGCGCAGTCTGACCCATTGGTTAGGTGGAATGGGGATCATAGTTTTGAGCCTGGCCATCCTTCCCTTTATCGGGGTAGGGGGAATGCAGCTCTTCAAGGCAGAGGTTCCCGGTCCCACCCCGGAGAAGCTCACCCCCAGGGTTCAGCAGACGGCCGTGCTTCTCTGGGGGGTCTACGTCCTTCTGTCCGGCGCCGAGGTGCTGGCCCTGGCGGCCGGTGGAATGGATCTGTTCGAATCCCTGACCCACACCTTCGGTACCATGGCGACTGGGGGATTTTCCCCACTCAACGGCAGCATCGGACAGTACGGGAACCCCTATTTCGACTGGGTCATAACGATTTTTATGTTCCTGGCCGGGGCTAACTTCACTCTGCACTACATGGCTCTTAGAGGGAAGCCCCTCAGCCTCTGGAGGGACGAGGAATTTCGGTTCTACACCAAGGTAATTCTGTTTTCCACCGTTACGATAACCCTCTCTCTTCTGGTCTTCGGAGGATACGCCTCGGCGGAGAGGGCTCTGAGGGAAGCGGCCTTTCAGGTGGTCAGCATAGTAACCACAACCGGTTATGCCACGGCGGACTTCGACCTGTGGCCCCAATACTGTCGGTTTCTTCTGCTCCTTCTGATGTTCGTAGGGGGCTGTGCCGGTTCCACCGGAGGTGGGATGAAGAACGTCAGGATAATGGTCATCCTGCGGAGGGTGGGCATGGAGATAAAGAGGCTTCTTCATCCCAGACAGGTGATAAAGATCCGGCTCAACGGAACGGTGCTCAGGGACGACGTCATAACCTCGGTTACGGCCTTCTTTATCCTCTACATCGTGCTCTTCGCTCTGGCGACCCTTGCCATGGCCGCCATGGGGTTGGACCTTACGGCGGCTATATCCAGCGTAGCAGCCACACTCGGCAACATCGGCCCCGGTCTGGGAATGGTAGGTCCCACCCAAAACTATCACTGGATCTGCGCTCCGGGCAAATGGCTCCTCTCTCTGTGTATGCTGCTCGGCAGGCTAGAGATATTCACGGTAGTGATGCTCTTTTTCCCCGGTACTTGGAAGAGATAG